From one Silurus meridionalis isolate SWU-2019-XX chromosome 23, ASM1480568v1, whole genome shotgun sequence genomic stretch:
- the LOC124376815 gene encoding little elongation complex subunit 1-like, translating into MGHDLLQSLCRVYVGVCQQRGDSHKAHGLAYRLLKEDFLEAPKVIMVMITAWPSILSHESSLCRSIHVVSNRKAKGKIFYLLSNYLHWDEEPPGNIYNMITSTLKSFLEDSSLRFLRNSWYGYDLCPATWNYIFSLDLLCAQLGWTWTINNIIQKDLWLILNTWLRQARTEQTPFRDVCVAAVFRLLGRLGQLGLKENLPMSFQILAKSINQFVTQQLSKGMPWEVQLSVIYAIHDLAPSNPEAALKTLESWRKNSTQRVPPAVIKCITQISFLCRQTESQRS; encoded by the exons ATGGGACATgatctcctgcagtctctctgtagggtttatgtaggCGTGTGTCAACAGAGAGGAGACTCTCACAAAGCACATGGTCTCGCCTACAGACtccttaaagaag ACTTTCTTGAAGCCCCCAAAGTGATTATGGTCATGATCACAGCATGGCCGAGTATTTTGTCCCATGAAAGTTCTTTATGCCGATCGATTCACGTAGTGAGCAACCGGAAAGCAAAGGGAAAGATATTTTACTTGCTCAGCAACTATCTGCACTGGGATGAG GAGCCTCCGGGAAACATCTACAATATGATCACCAGCACCCTGAAGTCTTTTCTGGAAGACAGCAGTCTGAGGTTCCTGAGGAACAGCTGGTATGGTTATGATCTCTGCCCTGCTACCTGGAACtacatcttcagcctggatcttctgtgtgcacaactgggctggacTTGGACCATTAACAATATTATACA gaAGGATCTTTGGCTGATCCTGAACACTTGGCTGAGGCAAGCAAGAACAGAGCAAACACCGTTCCGAGACGTCTGTGTAGCAGCAgttttcaggctacttg GGCGACTTGGTCAACTAGGACTTAAGGAGAACCTGCCAATGTCATTTCAAATTCTGGCAAAAAGCATTAATCAGTTTGTAACACAACAACTCTCAAAGG GTATGCCATGGGAagtgcagctctcagtcatctATGCCATTcatgatctggcacccagcaacccTGAAGCAGCTCTGAAGACTTTGGAATCATGGAGGAAAAACAGCACACAACGCGTTCCCCCAGCCGTCATCAAATGCATTACGCAAATCAGCTTCCTTTGTCGTCAGACCGAGTCACAAAGATCATAA